A single window of Candidatus Binatia bacterium DNA harbors:
- a CDS encoding Fe-Mn family superoxide dismutase has protein sequence MSTPRALAGTNATVPLPFAAGSLGGLSERLISSHYDNNYGGAVRNLNRLEQELAKINSETPPPIVAALRDRELAFRNSKSLHEAYFANLGGNGKRSGAIEAEIAGAYGTTARWEEQMRQTALGLGGGSGWAILAYELDTGALRTVAGGNHTQVLALGAPLLVLDMYEHSYQMDYGAAAAKYVDAFFANVTWDEVNRRLERARSASAAIRGAKA, from the coding sequence ATGAGTACGCCCCGGGCTCTCGCGGGCACCAACGCGACCGTCCCGTTGCCATTCGCCGCCGGATCGCTTGGCGGCCTTTCGGAGCGGTTGATCTCGTCGCACTACGACAACAACTACGGCGGCGCAGTGCGCAACTTGAACCGCCTCGAGCAGGAGCTCGCGAAGATCAACTCCGAAACGCCGCCGCCGATCGTCGCGGCCCTGCGTGACCGCGAGCTGGCGTTTCGCAACTCGAAATCGCTGCACGAGGCGTATTTCGCGAACCTCGGCGGAAACGGGAAACGGTCGGGCGCGATCGAAGCGGAGATCGCCGGCGCCTACGGGACCACCGCGCGCTGGGAAGAACAGATGCGCCAGACGGCGCTTGGCCTCGGCGGCGGCAGCGGCTGGGCAATTCTCGCGTATGAGCTCGACACCGGCGCGCTTCGCACCGTCGCCGGAGGAAACCACACGCAAGTGCTCGCGCTCGGCGCACCGCTTCTCGTGCTCGACATGTACGAGCACAGCTACCAGATGGATTACGGCGCTGCCGCCGCGAAATACGTCGATGCGTTCTTCGCGAACGTCACCTGGGACGAGGTCAACCGGCGGCTCGAGCGTGCGCGCAGCGCTTCGGCCGCGATTCGAGGCGCGAAGGCGTGA
- a CDS encoding chromate transporter has product MPSSQAAGAVAAEELRPCTLGQLALYFLRLGTLGFGGPIALVGYMQRDLVEERRWLSKEDYRQGLALAQLAPGPLAAQLAIYLGWVRGGIPGATLVGVAFVFPSFLMVLALSAVYVQFGGLPWMRAVFYGVGASVLAIIARSVQKLVTLTLARDFVLWTVFAVSAIVTAWTETEVVWLFLASGIAVMLLEMARRGQTIVATHAIVALPLWSMTGMTGPAHSSTLWTIAWYFAEAGAFVFGSGLAIVPFLHGGVVMHFHWLNDQQFLDAVAVAMITPGPVVITVAFIGYLVAGPAGACVAALATFLPCYLFTIIPAPHFRRFAENATLKAFVNGVTAAATGAIAGAALVLARRTLLDVPSILIALTTLGLLVQARKIPEPLIIVAAGVVGIVLRGAAG; this is encoded by the coding sequence ATGCCCTCGTCGCAGGCGGCCGGCGCGGTTGCCGCCGAAGAGCTGCGCCCGTGCACGCTCGGGCAGCTGGCCCTGTACTTCCTGCGGCTCGGCACTCTCGGATTCGGCGGCCCGATCGCGCTGGTCGGCTACATGCAGCGCGATCTCGTCGAGGAGCGGCGCTGGCTGTCCAAGGAGGATTACCGCCAGGGACTTGCGCTGGCACAACTCGCCCCGGGGCCGCTGGCCGCACAACTCGCGATCTATCTCGGCTGGGTTCGTGGAGGGATTCCAGGCGCGACACTGGTCGGAGTCGCGTTCGTCTTTCCGTCGTTCCTGATGGTGCTCGCGCTGTCGGCCGTCTACGTGCAATTCGGCGGGCTGCCGTGGATGCGCGCGGTGTTCTACGGCGTCGGCGCCTCGGTGCTCGCGATCATCGCGCGCAGCGTACAGAAGCTCGTCACGCTGACGCTGGCCCGAGACTTCGTGCTGTGGACGGTGTTTGCGGTGAGCGCGATCGTCACGGCGTGGACGGAAACGGAAGTCGTCTGGCTGTTCCTCGCGAGCGGCATCGCGGTGATGCTGCTCGAGATGGCGCGCCGGGGACAGACCATCGTTGCCACGCACGCGATCGTTGCGCTTCCGCTGTGGTCGATGACCGGAATGACGGGACCTGCGCATTCGTCGACGCTGTGGACGATCGCGTGGTACTTCGCCGAGGCGGGAGCGTTCGTGTTCGGCAGCGGCCTTGCGATCGTGCCGTTCCTGCACGGCGGAGTCGTCATGCACTTCCACTGGCTGAACGACCAGCAGTTCCTCGATGCGGTCGCGGTCGCGATGATCACGCCGGGGCCGGTCGTCATCACCGTGGCGTTCATCGGCTATCTGGTGGCCGGGCCGGCCGGGGCCTGCGTCGCGGCGCTCGCGACGTTCCTTCCGTGCTACCTGTTCACGATCATCCCGGCGCCGCATTTCCGGCGCTTTGCAGAGAACGCGACTCTGAAGGCTTTCGTCAACGGCGTGACGGCCGCGGCCACCGGGGCGATCGCAGGCGCAGCGCTCGTGCTGGCCAGAAGGACGCTGCTGGACGTGCCGAGCATTCTCATTGCGCTCACGACGCTCGGGCTGCTCGTCCAGGCGCGCAAAATTCCGGAGCCGCTGATCATCGTCGCGGCGGGGGTCGTCGGCATCGTGCTGCGCGGGGCGGCCGGCTGA
- a CDS encoding MaoC family dehydratase: MSTNAEKAHAVFLAAVGQDEGVGEWFEVDQARINQFAEVTNDHQFIHVDPEAAKSTPFGTTIAHGFLTLSLLTWLDASIPKDPARYAGMVMGVNYGFDKVRFVSPVKVGKRVRCRSVLASVELKEPWVQATRTMTVEIEGESKPALVADWITRIMYG; encoded by the coding sequence ATGAGCACCAACGCAGAAAAGGCCCACGCCGTTTTTCTTGCCGCCGTCGGACAGGACGAGGGCGTCGGCGAATGGTTCGAGGTCGACCAGGCGCGCATCAATCAGTTCGCCGAAGTCACCAACGACCACCAGTTCATTCACGTCGATCCGGAGGCTGCCAAATCGACACCGTTCGGCACCACGATCGCGCACGGGTTCCTGACGCTTTCGCTGCTGACCTGGCTCGACGCTTCGATCCCGAAAGATCCGGCGCGCTATGCCGGGATGGTGATGGGAGTGAACTACGGATTCGACAAGGTGCGCTTCGTCAGCCCCGTCAAGGTCGGCAAACGAGTGCGTTGCCGAAGCGTGCTCGCCAGCGTCGAGCTGAAGGAGCCATGGGTGCAGGCCACGCGCACGATGACGGTGGAGATCGAAGGAGAGTCGAAACCGGCGCTGGTGGCGGACTGGATCACGCGGATCATGTACGGGTGA
- a CDS encoding SMP-30/gluconolactonase/LRE family protein translates to MTRRALLPSAGLHSVFALRLLATALVVAAVQAEPCAASDVPASAPLVTIDLATKDGLGKLAGSWRYSDAAVVETAFRGAGGDGQPDGAPVTTYDISPHAGGADFDDSAWPMIAPESLSVRRGNGRLSFAWYRLAITIPDRLGDVATAGTTAVFETSVDDYAEVWIDGEMTRTTGQSGGSVIAGWNAPNRLVVARHVHPGEKISIAVFGANGPLSNPPTNFIYMRTARLTLYQAPAGAVAIAPAEANVEVERSDPALDEVVGPNPKLYKLADGFEFTEGPVWSADGRYLLLSDPNSNVIYRYSPPGTLEVFRRRSGYDGADIAEYHQPGSNGLAIDADGRLVVDEHGRRRVSRIEKDGTVTILADRYDGKRLNSPNDLIFRSDGALYFTDPPFGLPKFFEDPRKELPFSGVYRVAGGKVDLLVNDLTGPNGIAFSPDEKFLYVGDWDDKKKAVMRYPVLADGKVGVGQVFFDMTSAPGEDAIDGIEVDVKGNLYVSGPGGLWVLSASGTHLGTIVTPQHVHNMAWGDDGRTLYLCARRGLYRMPLAIAGVRSFGTAASASARSGAAAD, encoded by the coding sequence ATGACCCGGCGTGCTCTCCTGCCTTCTGCCGGCCTGCACAGCGTCTTCGCGTTGCGACTGCTCGCTACGGCACTGGTCGTGGCCGCGGTGCAGGCAGAGCCCTGCGCGGCATCGGATGTTCCCGCTTCTGCGCCGCTGGTCACGATCGATCTGGCCACCAAGGACGGCCTTGGCAAGCTTGCCGGATCCTGGCGATACAGTGATGCCGCCGTCGTCGAGACGGCTTTTCGCGGCGCGGGCGGCGACGGCCAGCCCGACGGTGCTCCGGTCACGACGTACGACATCTCGCCGCACGCAGGCGGCGCCGACTTCGACGATTCCGCGTGGCCGATGATCGCGCCCGAGTCGCTCTCGGTCCGGCGCGGAAACGGTCGTCTCAGCTTCGCATGGTATCGCCTTGCGATCACGATCCCCGATCGGCTCGGCGACGTCGCGACGGCCGGCACGACGGCGGTATTCGAGACTTCGGTCGACGACTACGCGGAAGTGTGGATCGACGGGGAGATGACTCGAACCACCGGACAGTCCGGTGGATCGGTGATCGCCGGTTGGAATGCGCCGAACAGGCTCGTCGTCGCGCGCCATGTGCATCCCGGCGAGAAGATCTCGATCGCCGTCTTCGGTGCGAACGGACCGCTGTCGAATCCCCCGACGAACTTCATTTACATGCGCACGGCGAGGCTCACGCTGTACCAGGCTCCCGCCGGAGCGGTCGCCATTGCTCCAGCCGAGGCCAACGTGGAGGTCGAGCGTTCGGATCCGGCCCTGGACGAGGTCGTCGGCCCCAATCCCAAGCTCTACAAGCTCGCCGATGGTTTCGAGTTCACGGAGGGGCCGGTGTGGTCGGCCGACGGTCGCTACCTGCTGCTGAGCGATCCGAACAGCAATGTGATCTACCGATATTCGCCGCCGGGAACGCTGGAAGTTTTTCGGCGCCGCAGCGGCTACGACGGCGCGGACATCGCCGAGTATCATCAGCCCGGCTCCAACGGACTGGCGATCGACGCCGACGGCCGGCTGGTCGTCGACGAGCATGGCCGGCGGCGGGTCTCCCGCATCGAGAAGGACGGAACAGTCACCATTCTGGCGGATCGCTACGACGGCAAGCGCCTGAACAGCCCGAACGACCTCATCTTCCGGTCCGACGGCGCGCTGTATTTCACCGATCCGCCGTTCGGCCTGCCGAAATTTTTCGAAGACCCGCGCAAGGAGCTGCCTTTCAGCGGCGTCTACCGGGTTGCCGGCGGCAAGGTCGACCTGCTCGTCAACGACCTTACGGGGCCGAACGGCATCGCATTCTCTCCCGACGAGAAATTTCTGTACGTCGGCGACTGGGACGACAAGAAAAAAGCGGTGATGCGCTACCCGGTGCTCGCCGACGGAAAAGTCGGCGTCGGCCAGGTGTTCTTCGACATGACGTCGGCGCCCGGAGAGGACGCAATCGACGGCATCGAAGTGGACGTCAAGGGAAACCTGTACGTCTCGGGTCCCGGCGGGTTGTGGGTGCTGTCGGCTTCCGGCACTCACCTCGGCACGATCGTGACGCCTCAGCACGTCCACAACATGGCCTGGGGCGATGACGGCAGGACGCTGTACCTTTGCGCGCGGCGCGGGCTCTACCGGATGCCGCTCGCCATCGCCGGCGTCAGGAGCTTCGGTACTGCAGCTTCAGCCTCCGCTCGAAGCGGCGCCGCTGCCGATTGA
- a CDS encoding heme-binding protein has protein sequence MPPLVLQRRAARHTALVTALVTIVFAQAAEAQLVSRPGLTLAGARQVIDAAISLARKNNAPGAVVAVVDEGGNLMAVERLDGTFAAGANISIGKARTAALFRKPTKFFEDVVNKGRTAMTALVDFTPLQGGVPIVSGETIVGAVGVSGASSAQQDEEIAMAGAAAIGGTNGTEPVRFFDRASVDAAFAKGSVLLDGDGRNYMVHASRRDKAGMVEVHDLDTDIIYVQGGSATFVTGGTAQGLSRTEPFEQRGNSIDGGQTRQLARGDVVIVPSGVPHWFREVPSALVYYVVKVRR, from the coding sequence ATGCCGCCACTGGTTCTGCAACGCCGGGCCGCACGTCACACTGCGCTGGTCACGGCACTCGTCACGATCGTCTTCGCCCAAGCCGCCGAAGCGCAGCTCGTAAGCCGGCCCGGTCTCACGCTCGCCGGCGCCCGGCAGGTAATCGACGCGGCCATCTCGCTGGCCAGGAAGAACAACGCACCTGGTGCGGTCGTCGCCGTCGTCGACGAAGGGGGCAACCTGATGGCGGTCGAGCGCCTCGACGGCACCTTTGCCGCCGGCGCGAACATTTCCATCGGCAAGGCGCGCACGGCGGCATTGTTCCGCAAGCCGACCAAGTTCTTCGAGGACGTCGTCAACAAGGGACGCACCGCGATGACGGCGCTCGTCGATTTCACGCCGTTGCAGGGTGGGGTGCCGATCGTCTCGGGAGAGACGATCGTCGGCGCTGTTGGAGTAAGCGGTGCGTCCAGCGCGCAGCAGGACGAGGAGATCGCGATGGCCGGCGCGGCAGCCATCGGCGGGACGAACGGCACGGAGCCGGTGCGGTTTTTCGACCGCGCCTCGGTCGACGCGGCGTTCGCCAAAGGCAGCGTGCTCCTCGACGGCGATGGTCGCAATTACATGGTTCACGCGAGCCGGCGCGACAAAGCCGGCATGGTCGAGGTCCACGATCTCGACACCGATATCATCTACGTGCAGGGCGGCTCGGCCACTTTCGTTACCGGCGGGACGGCGCAGGGCCTTTCGCGCACCGAGCCTTTCGAGCAGCGGGGCAACTCGATCGACGGCGGCCAGACACGACAGCTCGCCAGGGGCGACGTCGTGATCGTGCCGAGCGGCGTGCCGCACTGGTTTCGCGAGGTTCCCTCTGCCCTCGTCTACTACGTCGTCAAGGTGCGCCGATGA
- a CDS encoding sigma 54-interacting transcriptional regulator — protein MGGHGEDEAEREPSLAGQDLVASSTATAGSFAGLREADVLRLILEGTSRSTGGEFLQSLVRSLAAAIDVQFAFVAEFDSSPAWVRTLAFYGDGRFMDNVAWDLTGTPCEDVVRGNLCHHASNVYRIFPRDLPLVERRIESYLGVPLCNADGKTIGHLAVFDRRPMPIEATQLQMFRIFASRAAAELERIEIERKLRFSERQFRDLFEEAPIAYVYEETDTRFLSANRAFMELLGLAAGDVPGTYGMSLVAPQQDNRDRVHESLASEQEGRQRSAIEIELRRKDNGKSVWVQRWSKPEPDGKHTRTMIVDITARVLAERERARLQQQNAYLREEIRAEHDFETIVGSSAAIRQVMQQVQRVAPTDSTVLILGETGTGKELIARAVHDLSGRKDRPLIKVNAGALPAGLVESELFGHEKGAFTGASERRVGRFALADKGTLFLDEIGEMPLDVQVKLLRVLQEREFEAVGSTRPQRVDVRVVAATNRDLETAVAEGKFRSDLYFRVNVFVVRVPPLRDRREDIPLLVRYFMSRYGARLGRRFTEVDPATMARLRDYPWPGNIRELENVVERAMIVSDGPVLEIDESLLAVKSAPRADREDAARTTTLTAAAGPTLGELERQRIEESLERCGWVIEGSAGAAAMLGLHPNTLRSRLKRLGISRRR, from the coding sequence GTGGGAGGGCACGGGGAAGACGAGGCCGAGCGCGAACCATCGCTCGCCGGCCAGGATCTGGTCGCTTCGAGCACGGCCACCGCCGGCTCTTTCGCAGGACTGCGCGAAGCCGACGTGCTTCGGCTGATCCTCGAGGGAACCTCGCGCAGCACCGGCGGGGAATTTCTCCAATCGCTCGTGCGCTCGCTCGCCGCGGCCATCGACGTCCAGTTCGCTTTCGTCGCCGAGTTCGATTCGTCGCCGGCCTGGGTGCGGACCCTCGCGTTCTACGGCGACGGGCGTTTCATGGACAACGTCGCGTGGGACCTGACGGGCACGCCGTGCGAAGACGTCGTGCGCGGCAATCTCTGCCATCACGCCAGCAACGTCTACCGCATCTTCCCGAGGGACCTGCCCCTGGTCGAGCGTCGCATCGAGAGCTATCTCGGAGTTCCGCTGTGCAACGCCGACGGAAAGACCATCGGGCATCTTGCGGTCTTCGATCGCCGGCCGATGCCGATCGAAGCGACGCAGCTGCAGATGTTCCGCATCTTCGCGTCGCGCGCGGCAGCCGAGCTCGAGCGGATCGAGATCGAACGCAAGCTGAGGTTCTCCGAGCGCCAGTTCCGCGACCTCTTCGAAGAGGCACCGATCGCCTACGTCTATGAGGAAACCGATACGCGCTTCCTCAGCGCGAACCGGGCGTTCATGGAGCTTCTCGGACTCGCAGCAGGCGACGTGCCGGGCACTTACGGGATGTCGCTCGTCGCGCCGCAGCAGGACAACCGCGACCGCGTGCACGAGTCGCTCGCTTCCGAACAGGAGGGACGCCAGCGCAGCGCGATCGAGATCGAGCTCCGCCGCAAGGACAACGGCAAGTCGGTATGGGTGCAGCGCTGGTCCAAGCCCGAGCCGGACGGCAAGCACACGCGCACGATGATCGTGGACATTACCGCGCGCGTGCTGGCCGAGCGCGAACGCGCGCGCCTGCAGCAGCAGAATGCGTACCTTCGCGAGGAGATCCGCGCCGAACACGACTTCGAAACCATCGTCGGATCCTCGGCGGCCATTCGCCAGGTGATGCAGCAGGTGCAGCGAGTGGCGCCCACCGATTCGACGGTGCTGATCCTCGGCGAGACCGGCACCGGCAAGGAGCTGATCGCGCGCGCCGTACACGATCTGTCGGGGCGCAAGGACCGCCCGCTGATCAAAGTGAACGCGGGCGCGCTGCCGGCCGGCCTCGTCGAAAGCGAACTGTTCGGGCACGAAAAAGGAGCCTTCACCGGAGCTTCCGAGCGCCGGGTGGGTCGCTTTGCGCTTGCCGACAAAGGGACGCTCTTCCTCGACGAGATCGGCGAGATGCCTCTCGACGTGCAGGTCAAGCTGCTGCGCGTGCTGCAGGAGCGCGAATTCGAGGCGGTGGGTTCCACCCGGCCGCAGCGCGTGGACGTGCGCGTCGTGGCTGCCACCAATCGCGACCTCGAGACGGCCGTCGCCGAAGGGAAGTTCCGCTCCGACCTGTATTTCCGGGTCAATGTGTTCGTCGTTCGCGTGCCGCCGCTGCGCGACCGGCGCGAGGACATCCCGCTGCTCGTTCGCTACTTCATGTCGCGTTACGGCGCGCGGCTCGGACGCCGGTTCACCGAGGTCGACCCTGCGACGATGGCGCGGCTTCGCGACTACCCGTGGCCCGGAAACATCCGCGAGCTCGAGAACGTCGTCGAACGCGCAATGATCGTCTCGGACGGACCGGTGCTCGAGATCGACGAAAGCCTGCTCGCCGTGAAGTCGGCGCCGCGCGCCGACCGCGAGGACGCTGCGCGCACGACGACGCTCACGGCGGCGGCCGGTCCCACGCTCGGCGAGCTCGAGCGCCAGCGGATCGAAGAAAGCCTCGAGCGCTGCGGCTGGGTCATCGAGGGAAGCGCCGGCGCGGCGGCAATGCTTGGGCTGCATCCCAACACGCTGCGCAGCCGCCTGAAGCGGCTCGGGATCTCGCGCCGGCGCTGA
- a CDS encoding STAS domain-containing protein, translated as MDGNRHATLLRLEGRLTRGDLVELETVIRACRHDRRRVVIDLAGIGFLDASGASALVAAQDDDVELVGASPFVQQLLEEVDS; from the coding sequence ATGGACGGAAACAGGCACGCGACGCTACTTCGGCTCGAGGGCCGCCTGACCAGAGGCGACCTGGTCGAGCTCGAAACCGTCATCCGTGCCTGCCGGCACGACCGACGTCGCGTCGTGATCGACCTTGCCGGAATCGGCTTCCTCGACGCGTCCGGCGCATCGGCGCTGGTCGCTGCCCAGGACGACGACGTCGAGCTGGTCGGTGCTTCTCCGTTCGTGCAGCAGCTTCTGGAGGAGGTCGATTCATGA
- a CDS encoding sigma-70 family RNA polymerase sigma factor encodes MNASRYSHSAAEDLAAYAAPLATDDDLLARLRAGDQDAFEELMTSNGGRMLSTARRLVRSEEDARDIVQEAFLLAFRSLPAFEGRSRLATWLHRIVVNVALMRLRSRRRRPEISIENELPRFASDGSRIVEAHDRVDLTPADALERETMRVLVRRCLERLPDIHRVVLMLRDIEDLSTEEAADALGITIAAVKVRLHRARQALKTMLQKELAGEVAACSVH; translated from the coding sequence ATGAACGCATCGAGATATTCCCACAGCGCGGCCGAAGATCTCGCCGCCTACGCGGCGCCGCTCGCTACCGACGACGATCTTCTCGCGCGGCTGCGAGCCGGCGACCAGGACGCCTTCGAGGAGCTGATGACGAGCAACGGCGGTCGCATGCTGTCGACCGCGCGCCGGCTGGTGCGCAGTGAGGAGGATGCACGCGACATCGTGCAGGAAGCTTTCCTGCTCGCGTTCCGCTCTCTTCCCGCCTTCGAAGGAAGATCGCGGCTGGCGACCTGGCTGCATCGCATCGTCGTCAACGTCGCGCTGATGCGGCTGCGCAGCCGTCGCCGCAGGCCGGAGATCTCGATCGAGAACGAGCTTCCGCGATTTGCCTCCGACGGCAGCCGTATCGTCGAGGCTCACGACCGCGTCGACCTGACGCCGGCCGACGCGCTGGAGCGCGAGACGATGCGGGTGCTCGTGCGCCGCTGCCTCGAGCGTCTTCCCGATATCCACCGCGTCGTGCTGATGCTGCGTGACATCGAGGATCTGTCGACCGAAGAAGCGGCCGACGCGCTTGGTATCACCATCGCCGCCGTCAAGGTCCGCCTTCACCGCGCCAGGCAGGCGCTGAAGACCATGCTGCAGAAGGAGCTGGCCGGCGAAGTCGCGGCCTGCTCCGTCCACTGA
- a CDS encoding FAD-dependent oxidoreductase, producing the protein MERKRIVILGGGFAGVYTARRLEKKLRRLGRAAEQYEVVLVNRDNYFVFQPMLPEVISGSIGILDTVSPLRRLLPGTTIVVREVEEIDVETSTIRTSPGVHPHPSTIRYDHLVLALGTVTDFRGLRGLPEHAMPFKNLADALALRNHVIGALEEASVEEEQELRRQLLTFVIAGGGFSGVEVAAELNDFVRSVARNYPTIDPKDLRVVLLHSQDRILPEVSPKLALFAQKILAQRGVELRLGTRLEAASAEAALLAGGERIETRTLVSTVPSSPHPLVDRLVLAKSDNGRLLVTPQLQVQGSQKIWALGDCALVPNGEGRTFAPPTAQHAVRQANTLADNIVAQIAGRPLRSFSFGGLGKMGALGHRTAVADVLGIQVSGFLAWWLWRTIYLAKLPGWARRIKVATSWTLDLFLQPDLVQLRAGSSGGLRHEHYEPGQAVFQQGDVGDSIFVIVNGSAEVLREEGARNSRLACLGAGEVFGEMALLGSSVRNATVRCLEPMTLLRLPRRDFRLLDASLPALRRSFEEVAATRN; encoded by the coding sequence ATGGAACGCAAACGCATCGTCATTCTCGGTGGCGGCTTCGCCGGCGTCTACACGGCGCGACGGCTCGAGAAGAAACTCCGGCGTCTCGGTCGCGCGGCCGAACAGTACGAAGTCGTGCTGGTCAATCGCGACAACTATTTCGTGTTCCAGCCGATGCTGCCGGAGGTGATCTCCGGAAGCATCGGCATCCTGGACACCGTAAGCCCGCTTCGCCGGCTGCTTCCGGGAACGACCATCGTCGTGCGCGAGGTCGAGGAGATCGACGTCGAGACGTCGACGATTCGCACCAGCCCCGGCGTGCATCCGCACCCGAGCACGATCCGATACGATCACCTCGTCCTCGCGCTCGGCACCGTGACCGATTTCCGCGGATTGCGCGGGCTTCCCGAGCACGCGATGCCATTCAAGAACCTCGCGGACGCGCTGGCGCTGCGAAACCACGTGATCGGCGCGCTCGAAGAAGCGTCGGTCGAAGAAGAGCAGGAGTTGCGTCGCCAGCTGCTGACGTTCGTCATCGCCGGCGGCGGCTTCTCGGGCGTCGAGGTCGCGGCCGAGCTCAACGACTTCGTGCGAAGCGTCGCCCGCAACTACCCGACGATCGACCCGAAGGACCTGCGCGTCGTGCTGCTGCATTCGCAGGACCGCATCCTTCCCGAGGTTTCGCCGAAGCTGGCGCTGTTCGCGCAGAAAATCCTGGCGCAGCGCGGAGTCGAGCTGAGGCTCGGCACGAGGCTCGAGGCGGCCAGTGCCGAGGCGGCACTGCTGGCGGGCGGCGAGCGAATCGAGACGCGCACGCTGGTTTCGACGGTGCCGAGCTCGCCGCATCCGCTGGTGGACAGGCTCGTGCTCGCCAAATCCGACAACGGACGACTGCTGGTGACGCCGCAGCTCCAGGTGCAGGGAAGCCAGAAGATCTGGGCTCTCGGCGACTGCGCACTGGTTCCCAATGGCGAAGGCCGCACCTTCGCACCGCCGACTGCCCAGCACGCGGTGCGACAGGCCAACACGCTGGCCGACAACATCGTCGCACAGATCGCGGGCCGCCCGCTGCGCAGCTTTTCGTTCGGCGGGCTCGGCAAGATGGGAGCGCTTGGTCATCGCACGGCGGTTGCCGACGTGCTCGGCATTCAGGTTTCGGGCTTTCTTGCGTGGTGGCTGTGGCGGACGATCTATCTGGCCAAGCTTCCGGGCTGGGCAAGACGCATCAAGGTCGCGACGTCGTGGACGCTCGACCTGTTCCTGCAGCCCGACCTCGTGCAGCTGCGCGCCGGCTCTTCGGGCGGACTGCGTCACGAGCATTACGAGCCGGGCCAGGCCGTGTTCCAGCAGGGTGACGTCGGCGACAGCATCTTCGTGATCGTCAACGGCAGCGCCGAGGTGCTGCGCGAAGAAGGAGCACGCAACTCGCGGCTGGCCTGCCTCGGCGCCGGAGAGGTGTTCGGCGAGATGGCTTTGCTCGGCTCCAGCGTTCGCAACGCGACCGTGCGCTGCCTCGAACCGATGACGCTCCTGCGATTGCCGAGGCGCGACTTCCGCTTGCTCGACGCCTCGTTGCCGGCACTTCGGCGCAGCTTCGAGGAAGTCGCCGCGACGCGAAACTAA